Proteins encoded within one genomic window of Oncorhynchus masou masou isolate Uvic2021 chromosome 1, UVic_Omas_1.1, whole genome shotgun sequence:
- the LOC135545094 gene encoding uncharacterized protein LOC135545094, which translates to MYYINHNAPCMISCFIFVKKFLKLTMVYCLINTGSFSGLTGLTSLNLASNRIKSISPGCFSALTSLAYLDLSGNRLTRVNPQDLLPLSPSTHVRLDGNPWDCSCGVEDFVIFLRGLQNASLLKREMEVTCASPSALRGQPVWNVSKCLIPNPQPQEDTHIRPPAMSITVSTLIAVIVVLCILICGVCALAVVWRRKRETKQVKPSLETKREEEATEQPDSSTTTLRRQVASSITDRDPELAARTYRSGVRAKSADAVLSTSQFCRAEREAHRVVVETERELYRTESVRESPLKEMRNSEEENSKEPGDNESQGVARNLTGKDDIKGEVSQENDREERDDDGTVNLQDGGQNICVSQDSETIPYLTIGADPAEPNLERHKGPSPQKVMTRISTWPPTSAQWQTHFAIQREGLCVFPENDPGQEVEGETENQSPDQEFKQIQSPDPGETENQSPDLEQEFKDDTDNRSADVSVSVLESSPPEGVMGEVNAEENCSTPPDLETSSPEYDPEPLIEISETLSDLVDTSLSSNVLTQTETNPGQENPEELDNKPTQVINRAVQSEGKSNRKGVPKRSGRSRESSGAPPSGVSPSDDNLLLDNEYAYIDLLHEVVQNQGRWTRERWKRTHLNKAASKHQGH; encoded by the exons ATGTACTACATTAACCATAATGCACCTTGTATGATATCCTGTTTTATCTTCGTAAAGAAGTTCCTGAAGCTGACAATGGTGTACTGTCTTATCAATACAGGTAGTTTCAGTGGACTCACTGGCCTAACTAGTCTCAACTTGGCCAGTAATAGGATCAAGAGCATCAGTCCTGGCTGTTTTAGCGCCCTGACCAGTCTGGCCTACTTGGATCTGTCTGGTAACAGGCTGACCAGGGTTAACCCCCAGGATCtgctcccactctccccctccacaCATGTCAGGCTGGATGGCAACCCCTGGGACTGCTCCTGTGGAGTGGAGGACTTTGTCATCTTCCTCAGAG GTCTGCAGAATGCCTCTCTGCTGAAGAGGGAGATGGAAGTGACGTGTGCCAGCCCATCAGCCCTGAGAGGCCAGCCTGTGTGGAACGTGTCCAAGTGTTTGATACCTAACCCACAGCCTCAGGAGGATACCCACATACGGCCCCCAGCCATGTCCATCACTGTCTCCACACTCATAGCAGTGATCG TGGTGCTGTGTATCCTGATCTGTGGGGTCTGTGCCCTGGCTGTAGTCTGGAGGAGGAAACGTGAGACCAAACAGGTGAAGCCCAGTCTGGAGACAAAACGGGAGGAGGAAGCCACAGAGCAGCCAGACAGTTCTACCACCACCCTCCGCCGCCAGGTGGCTTCTTCAATAACTGACAGGGATCCAGAGCTTGCTGCAAGGACTTACAGATCTGGAGTCAGAGCCAAGTCTGCTGATGCTGTCCTGTCCACGTCCCAGTTCTGCAGAGCAGAGCGAGAAGCACACAGGGTGGTGGTGGAGACTGAGCGAGAACTCTACAGGAcggaaagtgtgagagagagcccGTTAAAAGAGATGAGGAACTCCGAGGAAGAGAACAGCAAAGAGCCAGGAGATAATGAGTCCCAGGGGGTAGCTAGAAACCTGACAGGAAAAGATGATATTAAGGGTGAAGTGAGTCAGGAaaatgacagagaggagagagatgatgatGGAACTGTGAATCTGCAAGATGGCGGCCAAAACATATGTGTATCCCAGGATTCGGAGACCATACCGTACCTGACCATCGGTGCTGACCCGGCCGAACCAAACCTTGAACGCCACAAAGGTCCAAGTCCACAGAAAGTCATGACAAGGATTTCCACTTGGCCCCCCACCTCAGCTCAGTGGCAGACCCACTTCGccatacagagagaggggctcTGTGTCTTCCCTGAGAATGACCCTGGCCAAGAGGTCGAAGGTGAAACAGAGAACCAATCACCTGACCAAGAGTTCAAACAGATCCAGTCACCTGACCCCGGGGAAACCGAGAACCAATCACCTGACCTTGAGCAAGAGTTTAAAGATGACACAGATAATCGTTCAGCTGATGTTTCTGTCAGTGTTCTGGAGTCTTCACCCCCAGAAGGGGTGATGGGTGAGGTCAATGCTGAGGAGAACTGCAGCACGCCACCAGACTTAGAGACATCCTCTCCAGAGTATGATCCAGAACCTCTTATTGAGATAAGCGAGACCCTGTCAGACCTGGTCGACACTTCCCTGTCTAGTAATGTCCTGACCCAGACTGAGACCAATCCTGGTCAAGAAAATCCTGAAGAATTGGATAACAAACCCACACAAGTTATAAACAGGGCTGTACAGAGTGAAGGCAAATCAAACAGAAAGGGGGTGCCAAAGAGATCAGGCAGGAGCAGAGAGAGTAGTGGAGCTCCCCCTAGTGGTGTCTCCCCCAGTGACGACAACCTGCTACTGGATAATGAATACGCCTATATTGACTTGCTGCACGAGGTGGTTCAGAACCAGGGCCGATGgaccagagagaggtggaaacGGACTCACCTCAACAAAGCAGCAAGCAAGCACCAGGGACATTAA